One window of the Streptomyces asoensis genome contains the following:
- a CDS encoding MFS transporter, translating to MPSPYSALFAAPGSKGFSAAGFLGRMPLSMMGIGVVTMVSQLTGRYGLAGALSATIALAAAAFGPQISRLVDVHGQRRVLRPATLVALAAAAGLLLAAHFEWPDWVLFVCAAGIGSVPSLGAMIRARWAALYRGTPQLHTAYSFESVVDEVCFIFGPIISIGLSTAWFPEAGPLLAACFLAVGVFWLTAQRATEPAPHPREQRGGGSALRSPGLQVLVATFVATGTIFGAVDVVTVAFADEQGHKGAASVVLALYAAGSCVAGLVFGLLHLKGAPERRWLLGVFMMGVSMIPLLLVGNLPFLAVALFFAGLAIAPTMITTMSLIEEHVPRAQLTEGMTWISTGLAVGVALGSSIAGWVIDSAGARAGYGVPAVSGAVAVAVGFLGYRRLSRPAPGRGGSVEQDSERDERHVA from the coding sequence GTGCCCAGCCCGTACAGCGCCCTGTTCGCCGCCCCCGGCTCCAAGGGTTTCTCCGCCGCGGGGTTCCTCGGCAGGATGCCGCTGTCGATGATGGGCATCGGCGTGGTCACGATGGTCTCCCAGCTCACGGGGCGCTACGGGCTGGCGGGTGCGCTGTCGGCGACCATCGCGCTGGCGGCCGCCGCCTTCGGGCCGCAGATCTCGCGGCTGGTGGATGTGCACGGTCAGCGCAGGGTGCTGCGCCCCGCGACGCTGGTCGCGCTCGCCGCCGCGGCCGGGTTGCTGCTGGCCGCGCACTTCGAGTGGCCGGACTGGGTGCTGTTCGTGTGCGCCGCCGGGATCGGTTCCGTGCCGAGCCTCGGCGCGATGATCCGGGCCCGCTGGGCGGCCCTGTACCGGGGCACGCCACAACTGCACACCGCGTACTCCTTCGAGTCCGTGGTGGACGAGGTGTGCTTCATCTTCGGGCCGATCATCTCCATCGGCCTCTCCACGGCCTGGTTTCCGGAGGCGGGACCCCTGCTGGCGGCCTGCTTCCTCGCCGTCGGCGTCTTCTGGCTGACGGCCCAGCGGGCCACCGAGCCCGCGCCGCACCCGCGCGAGCAGCGCGGCGGCGGTTCGGCCCTGCGCTCGCCCGGACTCCAGGTCCTGGTGGCCACCTTCGTGGCGACCGGAACGATCTTCGGGGCGGTCGACGTGGTCACCGTCGCCTTCGCCGACGAGCAGGGCCACAAGGGCGCCGCCAGTGTCGTCCTGGCCCTCTACGCGGCCGGTTCCTGCGTGGCCGGGCTCGTGTTCGGCCTGCTGCACCTCAAGGGAGCACCGGAACGGCGCTGGCTGCTGGGCGTGTTCATGATGGGCGTGAGTATGATCCCCCTCCTACTGGTCGGAAACTTGCCGTTTCTGGCCGTGGCGCTGTTCTTTGCGGGTCTGGCCATCGCTCCCACGATGATCACCACGATGTCCCTCATCGAAGAGCACGTACCACGCGCACAACTGACCGAGGGCATGACCTGGATCAGCACCGGGCTCGCGGTCGGCGTCGCGCTCGGCTCCTCCATCGCCGGCTGGGTCATCGACTCGGCGGGCGCACGGGCCGGGTACGGGGTTCCGGCGGTGTCCGGAGCCGTCGCGGTCGCGGTCGGTTTCCTGGGGTACCGCCGGCTGAGCAGGCCGGCGCCGGGTCGGGGAGGCAGCGTTGAGCAGGACAGCGAGCGGGACGAACGCCACGTGGCGTAA
- a CDS encoding D-arabinono-1,4-lactone oxidase: MSRTASGTNATWRNWGGNVAARPAREVTPASVDELAEAVRRAAEDGLKVKAVGTGHSFTSIAATDGVLIRPQLLTGIRNIDRDNMTVTVEAGTPLKRLNLALAREGLSLTNMGDIMEQTVSGATSTGTHGTGRESASIAAQIKGLELVTADGSVLTCSEKGTEEERALFAAARIGLGALGIITAITFAVEPIFLLTAREEPMPIDKVLADFDELWAENEHFEFYWFPHTGSTNTKRNNRSAGPRKPVSQVSSWIEDEFLSNGVFQVAQWVGRAVPATIPTIAQVSSKALSARTYTDIPYKVFTSPRRVRFVEMEYAVPREAVTETLRELKAMLDRSGLRVSFPVEVRTAPADDITLSTASGRDSAYIAVHMVKGTPYQGYFTAAERIFTAHEGRPHWGKVHTRDAEYFAGVYPRFGEFTALRDRLDPDRLFQNDYLRRVLGT, from the coding sequence TTGAGCAGGACAGCGAGCGGGACGAACGCCACGTGGCGTAACTGGGGCGGCAATGTCGCCGCACGCCCCGCGCGGGAGGTCACGCCCGCCTCCGTCGACGAACTGGCCGAGGCCGTGCGCCGGGCCGCCGAGGACGGGCTGAAGGTGAAGGCGGTCGGCACCGGCCACTCCTTCACGTCGATCGCGGCGACCGACGGTGTGTTGATCCGCCCTCAACTCTTGACCGGCATCCGCAACATTGATCGCGACAACATGACCGTCACGGTCGAGGCCGGTACCCCGCTCAAGAGGCTCAACCTGGCGCTCGCGCGCGAGGGCCTGTCGCTCACCAACATGGGCGACATCATGGAACAGACGGTCTCCGGGGCCACCAGCACCGGCACGCACGGCACCGGCCGCGAGTCCGCCTCGATCGCCGCCCAGATCAAGGGCCTCGAGCTCGTCACGGCTGACGGCTCGGTGCTCACCTGCTCGGAGAAGGGGACCGAGGAGGAGCGCGCGCTCTTCGCCGCCGCCCGGATCGGCCTGGGCGCCCTCGGCATCATCACCGCGATCACCTTCGCCGTGGAACCGATCTTCCTGCTCACCGCGCGGGAGGAACCGATGCCCATCGACAAGGTCCTCGCCGACTTCGACGAACTGTGGGCCGAGAACGAGCACTTCGAGTTCTACTGGTTCCCGCACACCGGCAGCACCAACACCAAGCGCAACAACCGCAGCGCGGGCCCCCGCAAACCGGTGAGCCAGGTCTCGAGCTGGATCGAGGACGAGTTCCTCTCCAACGGCGTCTTCCAGGTGGCCCAGTGGGTGGGCCGGGCGGTGCCCGCCACGATCCCGACGATCGCGCAGGTGTCCAGCAAGGCCCTGTCCGCGCGCACCTACACGGACATCCCGTACAAGGTCTTCACGTCTCCGCGCCGGGTGCGCTTCGTGGAGATGGAGTACGCCGTCCCGCGCGAGGCGGTGACCGAGACGCTGCGCGAGCTGAAGGCGATGCTCGACCGCTCGGGCCTGCGGGTCAGCTTCCCCGTGGAGGTGCGCACCGCGCCCGCCGACGACATCACCCTGTCCACCGCCTCCGGCCGCGACAGCGCCTACATCGCCGTCCACATGGTCAAGGGCACGCCCTACCAGGGGTACTTCACCGCCGCCGAGCGCATCTTCACCGCCCACGAGGGCCGGCCGCACTGGGGCAAGGTGCACACGCGGGACGCGGAGTACTTCGCCGGTGTCTATCCGCGCTTCGGCGAGTTCACGGCGCTGCGGGATCGGCTGGATCCTGATCGCCTGTTCCAGAACGACTACTTGCGGAGGGTTCTGGGGACGTAG